In a genomic window of Gigantopelta aegis isolate Gae_Host chromosome 9, Gae_host_genome, whole genome shotgun sequence:
- the LOC121381422 gene encoding uncharacterized protein LOC121381422 isoform X3 produces MSAIISATSWKLYDERFLLKYLCLYLFVSRLAESCTKVSSCACVFSLGTIDLSPLSNSNGTAVFHNLSGIDGRYMYSWNPCNSFSDGDGCTNVAACQTDLDGHQYSLGTQDTSHFITDRRLGLLITYHAVTDAHRRLFVRLECNHSVEHVLHVQGETAPGSAKYFINLISKYACPIPGGVVPTTTRMTSGEILVIVISTPATELPATLIPMQLP; encoded by the exons ATGAGCGCGATTATTTCTGCAACATCCTGGAAACTGTATGATGAAAGGTTTTTATTAAAGTACCTTTGTTTGTATCTGTTTGTATCACGTCTAGCCGAATCGTGTACCAAAGTGTCGTCTTGCGCATGCGTGTTTTCACTGGGAACAATTGATCTTTCACCGTTGTCTAATTCCAATGGCACTGCAGT ttttcatAATTTATCAGGTATTGATGGTCGCTACATGTACTCGTGGAATCCGTGCAACTCGTTCAGTGATGGCGACGGGTGTACTAATGTAGCG GCGTGCCAGACTGACCTAGATGGACACCAGTATAGCCTGGGGACACAGGACACGTCACACTTCATCACTGACCGCCGTCTCGGTCTGTTGATCACGTATCACGCTGTCACAGACGCTCACAG ACGACTGTTTGTTCGACTGGAATGTAACCACAGTGTGGAGCATGTTCTCCACGTGCAGGGTGAAACAGCTCCAGGAAGTGCGAAATAC TTTATTAATCTCATCAGCAAATATGCCTGTCCCATTCCCGGAGGTGTGGTTCCCACGACTACACGTATGACGTCAGGGGAGATTCTCGTCATTGT aattTCCACGCCAGCTACCGAGTTGCCCGCGACACTGATACCGATGCAGCTACCTTAG
- the LOC121381422 gene encoding uncharacterized protein LOC121381422 isoform X2 produces the protein MSAIISATSWKLYDESFHNLSGIDGRYMYSWNPCNSFSDGDGCTNVAACQTDLDGHQYSLGTQDTSHFITDRRLGLLITYHAVTDAHRRLFVRLECNHSVEHVLHVQGETAPGSAKYFINLISKYACPIPGGVVPTTTRMTSGEILVIVLAVVVVLCITLGLCFQLVVWKASGRKMFPDYCLWVNIPDMVKNFHASYRVARDTDTDAATLVYHIDTESSS, from the exons ATGAGCGCGATTATTTCTGCAACATCCTGGAAACTGTATGATGAAAG ttttcatAATTTATCAGGTATTGATGGTCGCTACATGTACTCGTGGAATCCGTGCAACTCGTTCAGTGATGGCGACGGGTGTACTAATGTAGCG GCGTGCCAGACTGACCTAGATGGACACCAGTATAGCCTGGGGACACAGGACACGTCACACTTCATCACTGACCGCCGTCTCGGTCTGTTGATCACGTATCACGCTGTCACAGACGCTCACAG ACGACTGTTTGTTCGACTGGAATGTAACCACAGTGTGGAGCATGTTCTCCACGTGCAGGGTGAAACAGCTCCAGGAAGTGCGAAATAC TTTATTAATCTCATCAGCAAATATGCCTGTCCCATTCCCGGAGGTGTGGTTCCCACGACTACACGTATGACGTCAGGGGAGATTCTCGTCATTGT ACTGGCAGTAGTAGTTGTTCTCTGTATTACACTGGGTCTGTGTTTTCAACTTGTTGTCTGGAAAGCGTCAGGCAGAAAGATGTTTCCAGACTACTGTTTGTGGGTTAACATACCAGACATGGTCAAG aattTCCACGCCAGCTACCGAGTTGCCCGCGACACTGATACCGATGCAGCTACCTTAGTGTACCACATAGACACAGAGAGCAGCTCTTAA
- the LOC121381422 gene encoding uncharacterized protein LOC121381422 isoform X1, giving the protein MSAIISATSWKLYDERFLLKYLCLYLFVSRLAESCTKVSSCACVFSLGTIDLSPLSNSNGTAVFHNLSGIDGRYMYSWNPCNSFSDGDGCTNVAACQTDLDGHQYSLGTQDTSHFITDRRLGLLITYHAVTDAHRRLFVRLECNHSVEHVLHVQGETAPGSAKYFINLISKYACPIPGGVVPTTTRMTSGEILVIVLAVVVVLCITLGLCFQLVVWKASGRKMFPDYCLWVNIPDMVKNFHASYRVARDTDTDAATLVYHIDTESSS; this is encoded by the exons ATGAGCGCGATTATTTCTGCAACATCCTGGAAACTGTATGATGAAAGGTTTTTATTAAAGTACCTTTGTTTGTATCTGTTTGTATCACGTCTAGCCGAATCGTGTACCAAAGTGTCGTCTTGCGCATGCGTGTTTTCACTGGGAACAATTGATCTTTCACCGTTGTCTAATTCCAATGGCACTGCAGT ttttcatAATTTATCAGGTATTGATGGTCGCTACATGTACTCGTGGAATCCGTGCAACTCGTTCAGTGATGGCGACGGGTGTACTAATGTAGCG GCGTGCCAGACTGACCTAGATGGACACCAGTATAGCCTGGGGACACAGGACACGTCACACTTCATCACTGACCGCCGTCTCGGTCTGTTGATCACGTATCACGCTGTCACAGACGCTCACAG ACGACTGTTTGTTCGACTGGAATGTAACCACAGTGTGGAGCATGTTCTCCACGTGCAGGGTGAAACAGCTCCAGGAAGTGCGAAATAC TTTATTAATCTCATCAGCAAATATGCCTGTCCCATTCCCGGAGGTGTGGTTCCCACGACTACACGTATGACGTCAGGGGAGATTCTCGTCATTGT ACTGGCAGTAGTAGTTGTTCTCTGTATTACACTGGGTCTGTGTTTTCAACTTGTTGTCTGGAAAGCGTCAGGCAGAAAGATGTTTCCAGACTACTGTTTGTGGGTTAACATACCAGACATGGTCAAG aattTCCACGCCAGCTACCGAGTTGCCCGCGACACTGATACCGATGCAGCTACCTTAGTGTACCACATAGACACAGAGAGCAGCTCTTAA